The Anopheles maculipalpis chromosome 3RL, idAnoMacuDA_375_x, whole genome shotgun sequence genomic sequence GCCAAAGCATGGTTTGATCGTATGAACGCGGAATTACATTCACTCAACCGTGAGGCAGCAcagtacggatgggatttaaggTGCAGTGTCCACATGTTTGGTGTGTCACAACGGTTGATGTATtgctttcccattttcttgcttttcccAAACAGCACACAGCACCAATCCCGTGTGGAGTTCACGCTCGAGAGCATGGTTCAATTAGCTCAGCGAAAGTCGGCCTGGCTACAGGATACGTGCGACGAAGGCGCCCTCTACCGTCAGCATGGGTGGCCGTACGATCGGGCTTACTATTTACTCTGTCGAGGACCACGCAATACCCCGGAGGAGCTCAGGTACTTTACTACTATCGCGGATCAACGGACTATCAACGCATGTGTTTCTTTTGATATCTTCCGTCCAGTGAAATGGCCCAACTGTTTTCTTTCATCCAGCGCATCTACACCGAGTCGGAAGTGTGTATTCCAGCAAACTGTGGCCACAGACAGGATTCGAATGATGTGACGATTCTATGGAGCAATACTTTCGTGCGATATCCCGGTCTAAGTACGGGCCATTTGGATCTTAGCTTCGTCGCACCAGTATCGCAAGAACTCACCTTAAGCATTCCGACCAAATTACCCAATGAACTGCAATGCTTTTCCGGTGAGCCCGATCTGGAGCGCCTAATGCTCTCGGAAGGTATGGAACGTGTCTGTGCCGGTCGCTTCCCCGACGAATCCGTGCTTCGTTGGGCATGGGAATCCTGGCGAATGGCAGTAGGTCCTCCGATGCGACAACCGTACGGACGACTGATTGAGCTCATGAACAGCGGCTGCATGCGGGGAGCAAATCATCGTGATGTAGGAGAATGTTGGCGCGAAGAGTTGGAAATTCCCGAACTGCGCCTTCTGGTCGATCGTTTGTGGCACGAGGTGAAACCATTCTACCAGAAACTACACACCGTTGTACGCCATTTTGTGCGAGCGAAATACCCAAGGGAGACATCATCGATTGATAGCGATGGACTAATACCGGCCCACCTGCTCGGTGGTATGTGGAGTCATAGCTGGATAGGATACGCTCATGACATCATTCCACATCGTGTAGACATTGATCGAGCGTTCGGTGAGGCTAACTGGACGTCATTGGATCTTGTGCAACGTGCAGAAGATCTGTACGCATCTCTCGGACTGCCACGTTTGACGGACGAGTTCTGGAAGCACAGTGTCATCGGTAAGACGGCGGACGGTGGCAAGTGTCACGGAACCGCAGCTAACATGTTCGCTGACGGTTCCGCCGACTTTCGAATGATCGTGTGCCCACGATCGGAAGCTCCGGCTCAAGACTTTTACGTCACCGTGCACGAAATGGGCCACATTGTGTACTACATGGAAGCGTCCAAACAGCCGACCATCTTCAGTGATGGAACTACGGCTGCATTCCAGGAAGCGTTCGGTGATGCCATGTACTTCGGTGCTGTAACACCACAGCACCTCGTCCGTCTTGGGTTGCTCGATTCAAAGCATATGGCGCCAGAGAAAATGGCGTTCCGGACCAATTCCACCCTTAACTCGTTCGATTATGCGTTTTTGTTGCGAATGGCATTGGGCAAAATTCCTACCATTCCTTTCGAATATCTTATGGATCAGTACCGGTGGGATATTTTCGATGGTAGCGTCGAGTACGGGCAGGATGCTAATAGCTACTTCTGGTTCTTGCTCGAACGACAACAAGGAATTCGACCACCGTCTTCCGTGCGTGCACGCCTTCCACTTTTCGATGCTGCTTCAGTTTATCATCTGTCAGATAATACACCCTTTGTACGGTACTTTCTAGCGAGCTTTTTAAGCTACCAGATCTACGAAGGATTGTGTCGCAATGCACTGTTCGGGACGGTTAACAATCCTGCGAACGAAATTCCACTCCCCCTGCATCGGTGTGATCTGTACGGTTCGAAGAAAGCGGGCAAGTTGCTGCGGAAGTCGCTAGCACTTGGTGGATCTGTACACTGGACCGAAGTACTGGAAGAGCTTACCGGAGACGTGGAGATATCGGCCCAAAGTTTGCTCAAGTACTATCAACCACTGGACGAGTTCTTGGATCGTTTCATTGAACATCATCGACTGATCGTTGGTTGGGAACACTAGTAGAATCGGATGGATGGACACTGGAAATCATATCACGGCACTATGGCTTGGAACTGGTTGACAAATGGGAGaaccattatttattttttttcctgcttttttggtttttctttaaattctcCACCGTTTTGTACGTGAGTGCGTATaatgttgttttatgttttgattaacaaaaatagataattttttgtttgtttttctcatcGTACCCGCGTACAATGGAACgtccaacgtatccttccacGTTTCTAACCTTAATCGAACTCAGCTCTCATCCTCACTGCTCAAAACTCCTCGCGTTCGGTGCTGGCTCAAGCAGCTGTGCTGGGAATGCTTCCATGACACACTGACtctgacacacaaacacgcacagcaAGCAATGGTAAAATGGCTTTATCTATTGCCTTTTCtctacacacacgcattcgaaatggtaattttttggttcgcttCAAATACAAACGCCAAACTGTCTAAACTAATTGAGTAACAATCGGTCTGCTGAAGAAAAGGTTGTTCGAGGCAACAGTTAAAGCCTACCATAATAGAGCAAGGGTCATAAATGCACGAGAAATCGGAATGAACTAGCTGGATCAATCGAGTTGATATAAACGGAGCGGCGGATCGACGCAAAAATTTTACACATATTAATAGAACATTtaggcattttttttgtttgtttaccaagTATTTTAACCTCTCATTCTCACTATTTTCTTTTAGCAAACGTTAAGCAATCGAAAAGAAATGATTTAACACTTTCGAGACTGTCAATTAACGTTTGAAAAGCTTCTCTGGCGCGAGAACTAAACCTGCGATTGCGTGTGAAGAGTGATTTGCGCGCAAAAAGCATTTGGGATTAAGCGTACTTTATACTTGATCTTATCTTTAAt encodes the following:
- the LOC126562160 gene encoding angiotensin-converting enzyme-like; amino-acid sequence: MNAELHSLNREAAQYGWDLSTQHQSRVEFTLESMVQLAQRKSAWLQDTCDEGALYRQHGWPYDRAYYLLCRGPRNTPEELSEMAQLFSFIQRIYTESEVCIPANCGHRQDSNDVTILWSNTFVRYPGLSTGHLDLSFVAPVSQELTLSIPTKLPNELQCFSGEPDLERLMLSEGMERVCAGRFPDESVLRWAWESWRMAVGPPMRQPYGRLIELMNSGCMRGANHRDVGECWREELEIPELRLLVDRLWHEVKPFYQKLHTVVRHFVRAKYPRETSSIDSDGLIPAHLLGGMWSHSWIGYAHDIIPHRVDIDRAFGEANWTSLDLVQRAEDLYASLGLPRLTDEFWKHSVIGKTADGGKCHGTAANMFADGSADFRMIVCPRSEAPAQDFYVTVHEMGHIVYYMEASKQPTIFSDGTTAAFQEAFGDAMYFGAVTPQHLVRLGLLDSKHMAPEKMAFRTNSTLNSFDYAFLLRMALGKIPTIPFEYLMDQYRWDIFDGSVEYGQDANSYFWFLLERQQGIRPPSSVRARLPLFDAASVYHLSDNTPFVRYFLASFLSYQIYEGLCRNALFGTVNNPANEIPLPLHRCDLYGSKKAGKLLRKSLALGGSVHWTEVLEELTGDVEISAQSLLKYYQPLDEFLDRFIEHHRLIVGWEH